The following are from one region of the Thermococcus sp. genome:
- a CDS encoding DUF434 domain-containing protein, whose amino-acid sequence MLDEAYRDLKYLLNRGYRKVYALEFVANHYRLTGRERHLLARCIFSDEWTEKVSKKLLTPGELRGRVLGIDGFNVLITLESLLEGQAILCEDGLVRDLKYQGKYRLKEETRNLLHWIARALLELKVSEAVFFYGRSVPKSGLVKKLTEGALASEGVAGEVRLVRSPDFELKTYEAVATADVGIIEKVPFVFDLAAYTGLRLGRKAEPFFRLLKSPPPVR is encoded by the coding sequence ATGCTCGATGAAGCATACCGCGATCTAAAGTACCTCCTCAACAGGGGGTACAGAAAGGTGTATGCCCTCGAATTCGTGGCCAACCACTACCGGCTCACCGGAAGAGAGCGCCATCTCCTGGCGAGGTGTATCTTTTCCGACGAGTGGACTGAAAAAGTCTCGAAAAAGCTCCTCACTCCGGGAGAGCTCAGGGGCAGGGTTCTTGGAATAGACGGCTTCAACGTCCTGATAACGCTTGAATCACTCCTTGAGGGGCAGGCGATACTCTGCGAGGACGGGCTCGTGAGGGATCTAAAGTACCAGGGAAAATACAGGCTCAAAGAAGAGACCAGGAATCTGCTCCACTGGATAGCCAGGGCCCTCCTTGAGCTGAAGGTTTCGGAGGCGGTTTTCTTCTACGGCAGAAGCGTTCCCAAAAGCGGCCTCGTCAAAAAGCTCACCGAAGGGGCACTTGCTAGCGAGGGCGTGGCCGGAGAGGTCAGACTCGTCAGGAGCCCCGACTTCGAGCTCAAGACTTACGAGGCCGTTGCAACTGCCGACGTCGGCATCATCGAGAAGGTTCCCTTCGTTTTTGACCTGGCGGCCTACACGGGCCTTCGGCTGGGGCGGAAAGCAGAGCCATTCTTCAGACTTCTCAAATCCCCACCCCCCGTGAGGTAG